CAAGGTTAAAAGTTCATAAATCATTATGGCATGGAACATTTTTATTCATGTTGCTTAAAGTTTTATTAATGTTACGGTAAAAATCATTTAAAGCTTTAATGTTTACGTTTTTTTCTTTTAAAACTTTACGATAATGCTTAACTCTAGCAGCATGATTTGATGGTGGAAAATTAAGCTTTGAATTATGAACAATATATAAAAGTTTAGCAATTTTTACTATATTTTCATTAGTTAATTCTGGTTCAGTGCCCTTAATAAATTCTCACTCTGTTTTTTCCTTATTCTCGTTTAATAATTTAGGTACAAAATCAAAATTAGCTAGTATTTTATAGTCAATTTTGTGATTAAACCCTGTATATACTTTTTCTTGTACAAAAATTCCATTAAGCAAATATGAGACATTAGTATGCCCCTTAGTAATAAATTGTTTTTCCTTAAAGCTTTCTTGATAATCCATAATTTATAACTATACTATATAATTAATTTATTTAAAAATATTTTATTTTTCTACATTTACAAAATGACGGTAACAATATGGACAAGAGCAAGATTAGAAATTTTTCAATAATAGCACACATAGATCATGGTAAAAGTACACTTGCTGACAGAATTTTAGAATTAACAAATACAGTGGCTGCTAGAGATTTAGAGGAGCAGTTTTTAGACCAAATGGATTTAGAAAGAGAAAGAGGAATCACAATTAAGCTTAATGCTGTTCAAATTAAGTATAAGGATTACACTTTCCATCTAATTGATACTCCTGGACATGTCGACTTTACTTATGAAGTTTCTAGATCATTAGCTGCTTCTGAAGGTGCTTTGTTACTAGTTGATGCTACTCAAGGCATTGAAGCTCAGACTCTTGCCAATGTTTATCTAGCTTTAGAAAATAATTTAGAAATTATTCCAATAATTAATAAAATTGATCTCCCTTCTGCTAATGTTGAAAAAACAAAAGAGGAAATTGAAAATGTTATTGGCATTCCAGCTGATAATGCCGTGTGTGTCAGTGCAAAAACTGGGCTAAACTGCGAAAAAGTTTTAGACGCAATAGTTGATTATGTTCCTGCGCCAAAAGATGCTGATGATAATAAACCACTAAAAGCATTGATTTTTGATTCATATTTTGATGAATACCGTGGTGTTATTATGCTTATTAGAGTTTTTCAAGGCAAGCTAAAAGTTGGCGATGATTTTAAGTTTATGTCAAATAATGCTAACTATCATGTTATTGAGCTAGGTGTAAGAAATCCTAAAGAAACTAAAAAAGAATATTTAGAAGCTGGCGAAGTAGGTTATGTTGCTGCCACAATTAGAGATGCTAAAGAAGTACATGTTGGTGATACTATTACTTTAGTTGAAAATCCTGCACTAGAACCTCTACCAGGCTATAAACGTAAAAAGCCTGTGCTTTTTACAGGATTTTATCCTATTGATACAAGAGACTATGCCGAACTTAAAAAGAGCTTAGATAAAATTTCACTAAGCGATAGCTCACTAACTTGAGAGCAAGAAACCTCTAAAGCTCTAGGCTTTGGCTTTAGAGTTGGTTTTCTAGGTATGCTCCATATGGATGTTATTCAAGAGAGACTAAGCAGAGAATACAAAGTGGGAATTATTGCTACTAGTCCTAGTGTTGAATATAAAGTTGTTAAAACTAATGGCACATTTGAAATGATTTCTAACCCATCATTAATGCCAGATAGAACATACATAGATCATATTGAAGAGCCTTATATTGAAGCTACAATAATCTTGCCTAATGAATACATCGGTAACATTATGGACTTGTGCCAAAATAAACGTGGAATTTATAAGTCTTTAGACTACATTGACGATTCTAGAAGCAGATTAATTTATGAAATGCCTTTAGGTGAAATTGTTTTTGATTTCTTTGATAAAATGAAGAGCTTAAGTAAGGGATATGCTTCATTTGAATATGACCTAATAGGCTATAAAACAAGCGATTTAGTAAAAGTAGACATACTATTAAACGGCGACAAAATAGATGCTTTTTCAATCATTACTCATAAAGATTCAGCTTATGAAAAGTCTAGAGATCTAACCAAAAGATTAAAAGATGCTATCCCTAGACAAAATTTTGAAGTGCCTGTGCAAGCTACAATTGGCGGAAAAATTATTGCTCGTGAAACAATTAAAGCTTTTAGAAAAGATGTTACTCACAAATTGCATGCTTCAGACATAAGTAGATACAAAAAGCTTTTGGAAAAACAAAAAGCCGGTAAGAAAAAGATGAAGATGTTAGGCTCAGTAGAAGTGCCTCAAGAAGCATTTTTAGACATTTTAAAAACTAATGTTGATAAATAGACTGCAAAACATTGCAGTTTTTATTTTACAAACTAGAATTCATCATTAATTATTCATTGCAATATTAAATATATAATTAAGTTGCTATGAATGAATATGAGTTTTTAGAATCTAGAATTGAAAAGGATTTACTTAACAAACTTTCTAACATAAAGTTTTATTACAAAGGCTTTCATAATTACACTTTTAAGGTTGATTATGAGGGCAAAACATGCCAATTAAGAGTTCCTATTACTAATTTAGTAGATCATCAGGTTGAATCATTATTTATGGATAAGTTGCCTGGCGTTTATTACTATAAAAAAGGCGTATTAGTCAGAAAATGATTTGAAGGGAAAACATTAGAGAAGGTCAATTTAACCCTAAAAGTACAAAAGGCTGTTATAGACAAAATTAAAGAGTTTCATAAAATTGAAATAGATCTTCCTGCAATTGACCTTTTTTACTATGGAAAAGGAAGCAAAAAGTATCAGACATATGTAGAAAAATACAATAATGATGCTCCTTTAGTTACCTGTCACTGTGATTTAAACCTCAAAAACATTTTAATAAATGAAAAAAATGAAGTTGAGCTAATTGATTTTGAGTGAGTTAGAAAAGCAAACCCACTTTTTGATGTTATGTCATTGATTCATATGAATTTTGACTCAAACTTAGTAAAAAAAGAGTTTAAAATTTCCCAAAATAAGTATAAAGAAGCCTTATATGTATGTAATGAATTTTCAAGAATGTCTTATGAACATATTTATAAAGATCTTTTACTAGATGAAAATAAAACTCAATTACATGAAGGATATACAAACTTATCCTATGTTAAAAATGATTTATTTATTCAAAAAAAACAAAAAAATGGTTTTAATCATTTAAATAAATTAGAAAAATTTAGCAATCTTGGCATAACTGAAAATGTTATATATGAAGATGATGAAGTTATTGTCAGACATTTTATTAATAAAATCCCAATTGACTTTCAAAACAGCCATATTCGGCTAAAAATTGCTCAAAAACTTGCCACACTTCATAGTTCAAAAATCAAACTTATTAAAAATCAAATTGCTAAAAGAATTAATTTTTATTACAAAGCAAATAAAGACCACGAACTGTTTAATAAAACATTTAGTACTGAAGTAAAAAGTAAGATCCTAGAAGCAGCTAAATTACTAAAAAATGAAATTCCAAGCCACAATGATTTAAATCGTGAAAATATTTTATTGGCAAATAACAATGAAATAATGTTTATCGATTTTGAATATTCATCACAAAACTCAAAATACTTTGATATTGCCTATCACTGCAGCGACCTTGATTATTCTGTTGATGATGAAAAAATGTTTATTAATGAATATTTAAAACACACAAAATTTGATTTTGACTATGATGATTATTATGCTACTAAAGCAATAGTGTGTTTATACGGCATAAGTTGGTCTTTAACTTACAATCCTGATTTTGACTTTGCTTGATTAGTCAAGCATGTTTTAAACAACATAAATTATATTGATAAATTTTTACAAAAGCACTGTAAAACAGGCAAATAAGTCATTTTTCTATAATTCCACAACCTTTGCCAATGTATTGCATTGTACAAGGTATTTAATATAATTGAAATATTTAGGGGGGTATGTGTGGATTTTATTACAAAAATTAAAAACAGATATTCAGTAAGAAGCTTTGATCCAGATAAAAAAATTCCTGAAGAAGACTATAAAAAAATAATTGATGTAGTTAACTCTGCTCCTACATCATCAAACTGACACTCATCTAGTGTTGTCATAATAAAAGACAAAGAATTGTTAGAAAAGATCTCAGAATTTAGACCTTTTACAAAGCATTTAAAAGATGCTCAATTCTTTATGGTTTTTATTGCTGACTTTAACAGAATGAATCTAGCTCAAAAAGCATTTCCTGAATATAAATACAATAATCACTCATCAGAAGCATACACAATAGCTGTTGGGGATGCGTTTATTCAATCTACAATGGCTCAAGATGCTGCTGTTGAATTAGGCCTATCTACCTGTTTTATAGGTGGAGCCAGAGTTATGGTTCAATTCTTAATTGACATATTAGGCATTAAAGGGCAAGCCTTTCCAGTCGTTGGACTTGCAGTTGGCTATGAAAAAGGAAAAGGTACTGTAAGACCTAAATTAAATAGAGTTTTTGAAGATAAATATGATTATGAAAGAATTAAGCAAGATGTATCTGAATATGACAAAACATTAGTTGACTTCTTTGAGAAAATTTCACCTGACAAAAAAGCTTGATCATACCAAGAAGCAACTGTTAAGTCTGCTTCTGGATATGCATTTGATACTGAATTAATTGAAAATATTTGAGATATAAAGTTGCAAAAGTAACAATAAAATAAAACTCCTAATAATAGCTATTTCTTAATAGCTATTATTATTTTTATGATAATTTAACTTATAAAAGGAAGCATATGAAAAACGCTGTTTATGACTATGATGTAGTCTTTAAGGACAATAATAATCCAAATGAAAACATTGTTTTCTGTCACGGATTTAACTCTTCACCAAAAACTTTTAAAACATTTGAAAAATACTGAACAAAGAGCAATTATTATGCATTGCAGTTTCCAGGAAATAATAATGTAGAACCAATTAATAATCATGAAGTTTCAGTCCCACAGTTTGCTAAATTAGTAGTTGATTTTGTAGAAAAAAATAACTTAAAAAACGTTACATTAATCGGACATTCAATGGGTGGGGGCACAATTTCGCTAGCTTATAAATTAAAGCCTGAATTATTTAAAAAAATGGTTTATATTGCGCCCATGAATAAAACTTCATTAGCTTTAGCTGATGATTACAGAAAAGACTATTTTCCTAAAACATTTGATGACTTTTTAGCGTTTTTAAAATAATTATACTATGACACAAGCACTTTTACATCAAATAGCGAATGGATGAAAAATGCAAAAAAGAATTTTGACGCAAATGACTATAATAATGAGACAATTGTCAAACTTGGTGAATCATTGCCAGTTTTAGAATTGCATAATCAAATTGAGCAAGGCTTAGATTCAATTAACGTTCCAACTATCTTAATTTTAGGCGAAAAAGATGGAGTTATAAGAAGAGAAGAATGCATAGCATACTTTAAAGAACATGTAAAAAATGTTGAAACAGTTTATATTCCAAAAACTGGCCATATGATGTTTGAAGAAAACTGAGAAGAGTTCATTAAGATCCTAGAATCATTTTTAGATAAATAAATTTAAAAGCTTGGCTTTTATTTTTTTATTTTCTTAATGATTATTTATTCGATATATATATTATTTCTATAGTTTTTAATATAATTGCTAAACTGCTTATTTAGTAATGGAGATTTTGGAAGCAATGAAAAAGAAACAAAATGTGTTTATCTTTGTGATAATCATTTGACTTATATTATGTTCGGCAATAATAGTGCCACTAATTCTAAAGTTCATAAATCTATTCACTGTTCCAAATAACTATTCTTTAGCTATTAAAATTGTAATTGTAATATTGCTTATTGCAAATGCGCTTATCTTCTGTTTTTTCTGACTAAAGTCAACAAAAGATATGGTGTTTTCGCTAACTTTTTTATTTTCAAGGAAAAAGCTTGCTAAAAAATTTACGCCAATTATTAACTCAAGCTTAAGTGATGAGTTTAAAAATAAAAGAGTTGTACTGCTTTATTGCACATGTGATGACTTTCATGAAGAATCATTATTAAGTTCAATGAAGCAAGACTATTACAACTATGAAACAGTCATTTTGGATGATAGCAAAAGTGAGGAATACAAAAAAAGAGTTGATGAATTTGCTAAGGAACATGGCCTAAGAGTTGTAAGAAGAGAAAATAAAGAAGGCTTTAAGGCCGGTAATCTAAACAACTATTTAAGAAACAATGATGATTATGACTACTTTGTAGTTTTAGATAGCGATGAAGTGCTTCCAAATGATTTTATTACTCAGTCACTAAAATACTTTCAATTTAATAATAAAATTGGTGCTTTGCAAGCTTATCATATTAATAAAACAAAAATGAATGGGGGGGGAACTTATTCCAATACTTGCTCTCTGTCTCATCTAATGTTTCATCTTTAGACAATCACTATATGCGCCAACTTTATGGAGAAAATTCATTGCTTGGCCATGGTATGATAATTAGCAAAGAAGTTTATCGCCAAACTAATGGATTCCCTCATATCCTAGTTGAGGATACATCTATGAGTGCTGAAATAAGAGCACTTGGTTATGATGTTGTTTATGCGCCCAATATTGTTTGCTATGAAGATTTTCCAAATGATTATATAGCCTTGAAAAAAAGACAATGTAGATGAACTGCAGGTAATGTTCAATATATTAAAAAGTATGCTAAGAAAAATAGGAAATCTAACTATAGATGATTTGAAAGAATTGACTTAGTTCTAAATCACTATTCACTGCCACTCATTCCTGTTTTTGCCATGATTTTCTTAATCAATTTCCTAATTATTGGCTTTTTAGGCTTTAGAATAAGCCCTAGAGAACTAATTTTTGTCATCATATGAATTTCATTTTTAATAGGTACATTATTACTTAGTGCACTGCACTTATCAAAGAGCAGGAACATTTTATTAGCAATACCAGTGTTTTTGATGACCACAATTGTTTATACAGCTATGAATATATCTTTAGTTGTTGCAGTTATTAATGGTTTATTTAATAAAAAACTTAAGTTTATTGTTACACCAAAAGAATCTAAAAAAATTCCTTTTAAATACCTACTTCTTCATTCAATAGTTCCTTTCTTATTTGGAGCAGCCGTTTTAGTTGCTACATACTTTTCATGAGGAACAGTTGTGCCAACTTTAATTGTTTCAATTCCTTGTTTACTATTCCCTATTGTTATAACTTTTTCAAATATCTCATTAACCAAAAAGCCTGCAAAACAGAAACCAAAGGCAAAAGTAAGTGCACAACAAAAATAAGTAAGCTGTTATGCTTAATACAAAATGACAGCTTACTTATTTTTTATATATCATCAAATTTTAAAACCAATTACATTGATACAGGAGCTGAAACTTCTAAAAGTTTTAGCCCGTTTTCAATTGTTATACTTACAGCTTTTACTAAAGCAATTTTGCTTATTTCATTTTCGCTTCCAATAAGTTTAGGACTGTTTGTGTATCATGAATTAAATTCTTTAGCTAGCTTAACTAAATATTGAGTTAATAAATGCGTAGCGTATTTATCAGCTGATTTTTCAACTACTGATGGAAATTCTAATAATGTTGTTATTAAGCTATTGTCACTTTGTTTATCAAAAGAGGTTGCATATAAATTATTTGAATCTATATTTGCCTTTTTAATTAGTGAATGACATCTAGCATTAGCATACTGAACTAAAATTGCTGGATTGTCATTGCTTTGACTAGTAGCTAGGTCTATATCAAAGTCTAATTTTGAATTAAGTGTTCTATCTAAAAGTAAAAATCTAGCAGAATCCTTGCCAACCATTTTAACAAATTCATTTAAGAAAAAGCTAGTTCCTTTTCTTTTAGACATCTTAAATTCTTCGCCGTTTTTAACTAATCTTACTAATTGCATGCATAAAACAACTAAATTTTGTTCATTAAGCCCTAAATCTTTGACAGCACACTGCATTCTTTTTACATAGCCAGAGTGATCAGCGCCTCAGACATTAATGATAGTAGCATCAGCGCCCATTCTTTTATATTTGTCTTGATGATAAACAATATCAGGTAAAAAGTATGTATATGAACCATCGCTTTTAACTAAAACTCTATCTTTATCGTCGCCATGAATTGTGGTTTTTAGCCACAATGCTCCATCATTTTCATAAGCATTTTTTAAATTTTTAATTGTTTCTTTAATTTTGACTTCATCATTTTCATACAAAGACTTCTCGCTAAAATAGTTGTCAAATCAAACACCAAAATTTGCCAAATCTTCCTGTATTTTAGTCATAAAAATACTAATTGCTTCATTTTTAACAAGCTCAAGTAACTCATTATCTAGCTCATAATTTTTAAATTTATCGCCATATTTAGCATAAAACTTTTGAGCACCTCAAACTATATCTTCACCTTTATATGATTCTTCTGGCATAGAGTAATCTGAATAAAAAATTTGCTTGTATCTTGATCATAAACTATTAGCTAAAACATTAATTTGATTACCAGCATCATTAATGTAATACTCTCTTACTACACTATAGCCAGCAAATTCTAAAATATTAGCAATTGTGCTACCAACAGCAGCATTACGGGCATGGCCAACATGTAAAAATCCTGTTGGATTAGCTGAAATAAATTCAACATTTACTTTGCCTACTTTATTCCCTTTGCCATAATTTTTGTCTAATTTTAGAATTTGATTAACGCATGAAACTAAATAATCATCACCAATACTAAAGTTTATAAATCCAGGGTTAGCGACTGAAATGTTTTTGATGCCAAATTCTTCCAAATTAATCATGCTAACTATTTGATTAGCTAACTCCATTGGATTAGTATTTAAATTACCCAAAGCCATATTGGTTGTAAGATCACCGTGCTTTTTTGATTCAGTCAAAAAAACGCTTCTAGTAATGCCTAAAGATGATGCAATTTCTTTAAGTTTGCTTTCTAATTTTTCTTTTAGATCTAACTTATTCATAGTATTTTAAATTTTATATTATTTTGCTCATTTTTTGCTTTTGCATAGGCAATAAAAAAGGAAATACTTGCTCAAATAAGTATTTTCCTTTTTTATTGTGTTTATGACCTAGCCTAACATAGCGCCTAACACTGGGCCAAATGTTGAGTATGAAATAACTAATCAAAGTGGTAAGAATATTAAGGCCAAAAGTGTTGTTAATGACGACACTTGTGCTACATAGACAGTGTATTTATGATCATTAGCAGCTGAATAAATTGATAAAACTCCAGCTGGTGGTGTAGCTGCTAGAAGAACAAATAATGTTCCTATACTTGCAGCTGATTCTTTTGTAAGAATCTTGCCGTGAACAAATCCAGCAAATACAGCATAACTTGCTAATAAAACAATTAATGGTACTGTAACCATTCTACGTGTTGATGTAATTAAAACATCTTTGTCTTTAATAGCTTTTCTAATGCTTCCAGTTGCAAGTGAGCCACCAATAACTAATCATGAAATTGGCGAAACTAAACCTGTACCAATTTGCATTGTTTTATGTATAGCAGGTAAAGCAGTTGGGAATGCTCCTCAGAAAGTAGAACCTTTGCCATCTTTAGATACTTCATAAACATTAACAAATTTAGTATCTAAACCAGGAACAAATTGCAATGCTCATAAAGTTAGTGAGAAAAATAGGGCAATAATTGTTGGATTAAGTGCTAATGACTTAACAACCTTACCAGCTGTTTTCTTAGTTACTTTTTGTCCTGAGAAAAAGACAGGAACGTGTCCAAAAGCACCAATAAGATATGGCACACACCATACTTGTAAAAGTGCTTTAGTAAAAGGTTGGAATATAACTCCATCCGAAAGCGAGTGTACTAACGGAAGGGCAAAAAATTGTAATGAGCCATAAATAAGCATAAATTGACTAGTCATAAGTTTCATCTTATAATCGTCAATCACTTCGTTTTTAATTACAGCTAATGACTTAGTATTTTGTCCTTCAGCAGTATTTGCATTATTTTGTGTATAAATTTCTTCAGCTCTAGCATTAATTCTTTTTGTAACAAAGCGTGGAGCAAATTTAACTAATAAATATGACAGTAATGTAAATAAAATATAGAAAACTAAACTTGATACTAGCACAATACCTACAGCAGCAGCATCCTCTTTGCTAGCATCTTGCATGAATGCGGTAAGTACCATAAATGGTAGGAAGAAATTGAGAACCAATTTAGACATTCTACCATTCATTTCTTTAGTCACTATTTTTGCCCTTGTCGCAGCAAAACCAATAGCAACGAAGACAATGGTAGAAATTACAGCTCCCCACATTCCCTGCGTTGTAATTACTTTTATAAAATTGTCCATTTTAATACCCCTCCCCCACAGCGGTGTGGGGCGATTTAAAAATTAAATTTTGATAAAGGCAACACATTTAAAAGAACATATGAAATTAGACAAAAAGGGTATAAAAAGTTACTCCCTCCATTTTTTTGTAATAAAACAGTAGGCGGGTAACTTAATAACATAACTAATTATTTGAACAAAATTAATTATTCAAATTTAGCGTCAACACCGATTGACTTAAGAATTTCTGTGTGAACTTTAGCAACAGCTTCTGTTGAAGCTTCAAATTTTGCTCATTCTTCTTTTGTTAAACTTGGTTTAAATGGAAGGTATTCATATCCGTTTTCACCAATAATTACAGGAATTGATACATAAATACCTGCATGTTTGTAACCTTCGGGGATTTTAACACCTAAATTCATCACAGTACGTCTATTATCTAAAATTGCTTTTGTAATTTCAAATAATGATGTTGCAATACCAAATTGTGTATTACCTTTACGTGATCAAATGTAGAATGCTTCAGCAATAACTTGTTTAAGAACTTCTTCGTAGTCTTCCTTAGTAATCTTGCCAGATTCTACTAAACCTTCTAAAGTTGTTTCGCCAACTTTGACTGTTGATCAAGCTATCATAGCAGTTGCGCCATGTTCGCCTAATACTGACGCTCTAATTGCATCAGGTGATGTGTTGAATTTTGCGGCAAGCATTTTCTTCAATCTACCAGTTTCTAAGTTTGTACCTGCAGAAATAACTCTGTTAGCTGGAATTTTGCTTCCATAGTGGACAGCAGCAGCCATAACATCACATGGGTTAGCAGCAACTACAACAATACCTTTAAAACCAGCAGCATCTAAGTCTTTAGCAAAGCTTTGCATTAATTTTGCGTTAGCACCTGCTAAAGCCATACGATCTGAGAATGTCTTGTCAGCTGGAATTGATGCTGTAATAACAACAACATCTGCATCCTTAGAATCTTCTAATAATGTACCTGGTCTAAATGTTGAACCATTTCTTGGCATCAATGAAACCATATCTTCAAAATCGTGTGCATGTGCTTCAGCAATTTGAACATTTTTATCAACTAAAACTCATTCAGCTTCAAGTCCTCTTGCTACTGATGTGTTGATGTATGTAAATCCAACATTACCTAGTCCAACTACAATAATTTTTTTCATAAACTCGTCCTTTATATAATATTAAGTGTTAAATAAAAACCATTATTAAAATGACTTTTAACACTAATTTTATTTTACTAAATATAGAATTACAAATTAAGAATATAAAACATTTCCACAACAAAATTTGCTCTTTTTACGCTAATAAAGCAAATAAAAAAATTCAAGGGCATAGCTCTTGAATTTATGATTTTCTAACTAAAATTAGTTTGTTTCAATGTGGAAGATTTCTTCACCAACATGGATTTCTTGACCAGCAGAAATTAAAATCTTAACAATTTTACCTGAAACTGGAGCAGGAATTTCTGTTGTCATTTTGTCAGTTTCAACTGAGAATAAGTCTTGACCTTCTTTAACTTCTTGACCTTCAGTAACAAAAACGTCAACAACTATTCCTTCGTGAAGTCCTTCACCAACGTCTGTAAATTGCATTTTAAACATATTAATTCCTCCTAAAT
This sequence is a window from Mycoplasmopsis agalactiae PG2. Protein-coding genes within it:
- a CDS encoding phosphotransferase family protein; this encodes MDYQESFKEKQFITKGHTNVSYLLNGIFVQEKVYTGFNHKIDYKILANFDFVPKLLNENKEKTEWEFIKGTEPELTNENIVKIAKLLYIVHNSKLNFPPSNHAARVKHYRKVLKEKNVNIKALNDFYRNINKTLSNMNKNVPCHNDLWTFNLVLQDQTEKIFICDWEYATMGDSNFELAYFIESANLNKEQEKLFLDSYGEYDELFLLRHKMLVNYLVILWAYAQETVPFSTKIYEERLYKYDKELSQLRGF
- a CDS encoding glycosyltransferase, whose product is MKKKQNVFIFVIIIWLILCSAIIVPLILKFINLFTVPNNYSLAIKIVIVILLIANALIFCFFWLKSTKDMVFSLTFLFSRKKLAKKFTPIINSSLSDEFKNKRVVLLYCTCDDFHEESLLSSMKQDYYNYETVILDDSKSEEYKKRVDEFAKEHGLRVVRRENKEGFKAGNLNNYLRNNDDYDYFVVLDSDEVLPNDFITQSLKYFQFNNKIGALQAYHINKTKMNGGGTYSNTCSLSHLMFHL
- a CDS encoding phosphotransferase; amino-acid sequence: MNEYEFLESRIEKDLLNKLSNIKFYYKGFHNYTFKVDYEGKTCQLRVPITNLVDHQVESLFMDKLPGVYYYKKGVLVRKWFEGKTLEKVNLTLKVQKAVIDKIKEFHKIEIDLPAIDLFYYGKGSKKYQTYVEKYNNDAPLVTCHCDLNLKNILINEKNEVELIDFEWVRKANPLFDVMSLIHMNFDSNLVKKEFKISQNKYKEALYVCNEFSRMSYEHIYKDLLLDENKTQLHEGYTNLSYVKNDLFIQKKQKNGFNHLNKLEKFSNLGITENVIYEDDEVIVRHFINKIPIDFQNSHIRLKIAQKLATLHSSKIKLIKNQIAKRINFYYKANKDHELFNKTFSTEVKSKILEAAKLLKNEIPSHNDLNRENILLANNNEIMFIDFEYSSQNSKYFDIAYHCSDLDYSVDDEKMFINEYLKHTKFDFDYDDYYATKAIVCLYGISWSLTYNPDFDFAWLVKHVLNNINYIDKFLQKHCKTGK
- a CDS encoding biotin/lipoyl-containing protein; the protein is MFKMQFTDVGEGLHEGIVVDVFVTEGQEVKEGQDLFSVETDKMTTEIPAPVSGKIVKILISAGQEIHVGEEIFHIETN
- the argS gene encoding arginine--tRNA ligase, which encodes MNKLDLKEKLESKLKEIASSLGITRSVFLTESKKHGDLTTNMALGNLNTNPMELANQIVSMINLEEFGIKNISVANPGFINFSIGDDYLVSCVNQILKLDKNYGKGNKVGKVNVEFISANPTGFLHVGHARNAAVGSTIANILEFAGYSVVREYYINDAGNQINVLANSLWSRYKQIFYSDYSMPEESYKGEDIVWGAQKFYAKYGDKFKNYELDNELLELVKNEAISIFMTKIQEDLANFGVWFDNYFSEKSLYENDEVKIKETIKNLKNAYENDGALWLKTTIHGDDKDRVLVKSDGSYTYFLPDIVYHQDKYKRMGADATIINVWGADHSGYVKRMQCAVKDLGLNEQNLVVLCMQLVRLVKNGEEFKMSKRKGTSFFLNEFVKMVGKDSARFLLLDRTLNSKLDFDIDLATSQSNDNPAILVQYANARCHSLIKKANIDSNNLYATSFDKQSDNSLITTLLEFPSVVEKSADKYATHLLTQYLVKLAKEFNSWYTNSPKLIGSENEISKIALVKAVSITIENGLKLLEVSAPVSM
- a CDS encoding AEC family transporter; the encoded protein is MDNFIKVITTQGMWGAVISTIVFVAIGFAATRAKIVTKEMNGRMSKLVLNFFLPFMVLTAFMQDASKEDAAAVGIVLVSSLVFYILFTLLSYLLVKFAPRFVTKRINARAEEIYTQNNANTAEGQNTKSLAVIKNEVIDDYKMKLMTSQFMLIYGSLQFFALPLVHSLSDGVIFQPFTKALLQVWCVPYLIGAFGHVPVFFSGQKVTKKTAGKVVKSLALNPTIIALFFSLTLWALQFVPGLDTKFVNVYEVSKDGKGSTFWGAFPTALPAIHKTMQIGTGLVSPISWLVIGGSLATGSIRKAIKDKDVLITSTRRMVTVPLIVLLASYAVFAGFVHGKILTKESAASIGTLFVLLAATPPAGVLSIYSAANDHKYTVYVAQVSSLTTLLALIFLPLWLVISYSTFGPVLGAMLG
- a CDS encoding nitroreductase, with protein sequence MDFITKIKNRYSVRSFDPDKKIPEEDYKKIIDVVNSAPTSSNWHSSSVVIIKDKELLEKISEFRPFTKHLKDAQFFMVFIADFNRMNLAQKAFPEYKYNNHSSEAYTIAVGDAFIQSTMAQDAAVELGLSTCFIGGARVMVQFLIDILGIKGQAFPVVGLAVGYEKGKGTVRPKLNRVFEDKYDYERIKQDVSEYDKTLVDFFEKISPDKKAWSYQEATVKSASGYAFDTELIENIWDIKLQK
- a CDS encoding glycosyltransferase; the protein is MRQLYGENSLLGHGMIISKEVYRQTNGFPHILVEDTSMSAEIRALGYDVVYAPNIVCYEDFPNDYIALKKRQCRWTAGNVQYIKKYAKKNRKSNYRWFERIDLVLNHYSLPLIPVFAMIFLINFLIIGFLGFRISPRELIFVIIWISFLIGTLLLSALHLSKSRNILLAIPVFLMTTIVYTAMNISLVVAVINGLFNKKLKFIVTPKESKKIPFKYLLLHSIVPFLFGAAVLVATYFSWGTVVPTLIVSIPCLLFPIVITFSNISLTKKPAKQKPKAKVSAQQK
- a CDS encoding lactate/malate family dehydrogenase — translated: MKKIIVVGLGNVGFTYINTSVARGLEAEWVLVDKNVQIAEAHAHDFEDMVSLMPRNGSTFRPGTLLEDSKDADVVVITASIPADKTFSDRMALAGANAKLMQSFAKDLDAAGFKGIVVVAANPCDVMAAAVHYGSKIPANRVISAGTNLETGRLKKMLAAKFNTSPDAIRASVLGEHGATAMIAWSTVKVGETTLEGLVESGKITKEDYEEVLKQVIAEAFYIWSRKGNTQFGIATSLFEITKAILDNRRTVMNLGVKIPEGYKHAGIYVSIPVIIGENGYEYLPFKPSLTKEEWAKFEASTEAVAKVHTEILKSIGVDAKFE
- the lepA gene encoding translation elongation factor 4 yields the protein MDKSKIRNFSIIAHIDHGKSTLADRILELTNTVAARDLEEQFLDQMDLERERGITIKLNAVQIKYKDYTFHLIDTPGHVDFTYEVSRSLAASEGALLLVDATQGIEAQTLANVYLALENNLEIIPIINKIDLPSANVEKTKEEIENVIGIPADNAVCVSAKTGLNCEKVLDAIVDYVPAPKDADDNKPLKALIFDSYFDEYRGVIMLIRVFQGKLKVGDDFKFMSNNANYHVIELGVRNPKETKKEYLEAGEVGYVAATIRDAKEVHVGDTITLVENPALEPLPGYKRKKPVLFTGFYPIDTRDYAELKKSLDKISLSDSSLTWEQETSKALGFGFRVGFLGMLHMDVIQERLSREYKVGIIATSPSVEYKVVKTNGTFEMISNPSLMPDRTYIDHIEEPYIEATIILPNEYIGNIMDLCQNKRGIYKSLDYIDDSRSRLIYEMPLGEIVFDFFDKMKSLSKGYASFEYDLIGYKTSDLVKVDILLNGDKIDAFSIITHKDSAYEKSRDLTKRLKDAIPRQNFEVPVQATIGGKIIARETIKAFRKDVTHKLHASDISRYKKLLEKQKAGKKKMKMLGSVEVPQEAFLDILKTNVDK